The Candidatus Omnitrophota bacterium DNA window GTGTTGATATAGAGAACGTCGCCCTGATGGGCAGGGTTCTCAATGATCACCTGAAAGAAAGCGCGAGGTCCTCGCTTATCATCACCCATACCGGGTACATACTTGATTACGTGGAAGCGGCAAGAGCCTGTGTTCTGCTGGAAGGTACCATCTGGTGTGACGGGAGAAGTCCTAAGGAAGTTTTTAAAAGTATCCGCGAGGAAGGTTACAGTAAATGCAAAGAATGTCAGGACAGGACCACAAGCTGAGCGATGTTGTAGAAAAGAATGACCGCGAAGACGTGGAGTCATCCGGCATGGACCTTGCCGAAGAGGGAAGGTCAGCGAGTTTTTTGCAGCAGGATGAGGATCTTCTTTTTTCAAGAAGCATCCACGAGGGCGTTGAGGTCCTCAAGATGGAGGATGCCCTTAAGAAGTACCCGCAGGCCGAGGCCCTTTACGGGAAAGCTTTCGGGAAGGCTAAAAAGGAATATCCCCCAAGAACGAGCGGCGGGTATTTCATCCGCGCGAGAAAGGGCCAGAAAATAGAAATGCCCGTTCAGGCCTGCCTTTACCTGAAAGCTCTCGGCTCGAAGCAGAGGGTGCATAATCTCATCGTGGTCGAGGAAGGGGCCGAGCTTTATCTTATCACCGGATGCGCGGCGTCCAAGGCGGCGGGGGAGAGTTTCCACCTGGGGGTGTCCGAATTCTTCGTCGAGGACGGTGGTTACCTGAACTTCACCATGATCCACTCCTGGCGGGAGGATGTCTCGGTCAGGCCCATGAGTGTCGCTGTTCTCGGCAGAGATGCCAATTTCATATCCAATTATGTCTGTCTGAAACCCGTAAGCGACATAACCATGTACCCGACCG harbors:
- a CDS encoding SufD family Fe-S cluster assembly protein; translation: MSGQDHKLSDVVEKNDREDVESSGMDLAEEGRSASFLQQDEDLLFSRSIHEGVEVLKMEDALKKYPQAEALYGKAFGKAKKEYPPRTSGGYFIRARKGQKIEMPVQACLYLKALGSKQRVHNLIVVEEGAELYLITGCAASKAAGESFHLGVSEFFVEDGGYLNFTMIHSWREDVSVRPMSVAVLGRDANFISNYVCLKPVSDITMYPTALLEGASSRASFNSLIISHPDTVQDIGARVVFRGEQTKAEIVSRAVSYGGKVIARGHLKAEERKIKGHLECRGLVLTEKGIIHAVPELETDYRDVDLSHEAAIGKISRDEIEYLRSRGMSPEEAQSVIIRGFMDIEILSLPPRIKEEIEKMEEATLRSGM